Proteins encoded together in one Pseudoalteromonas xiamenensis window:
- a CDS encoding PstS family phosphate ABC transporter substrate-binding protein, whose product MKFKNLVAAMGVAVTALVSTQTLAVDQTLPEYQKTSGISGNFSSVGSDTLANMMTFWAEEYKRIYPNVNIQIQAAGSSTAPPALTEATANFGPMSRKMKSKEIEAFEKRYGYKPTEIRVAIDALAVFVHKDNPIQGLRIDQLDAIFSSTRKCGADKEITRWGDVGLEGEWATKDIQLYGRNSVSGTYGYFKSKALCKGDFRNNVNEQPGSASVVQSISSSVNAIGYSGIGYKTSGVRTVPLAKQGDNFVDATLENVAQGKYPMSRFLYIYVNKHPNKPLSPIEAEFLKMVLSQEGQKIVEKDGYVPLSGKLAAAELQKLGLL is encoded by the coding sequence ATGAAATTTAAAAACCTTGTTGCCGCGATGGGTGTGGCGGTTACTGCGCTAGTTTCAACTCAAACGTTAGCTGTTGATCAAACTCTACCGGAATATCAAAAAACATCTGGTATTTCAGGTAACTTCTCGTCAGTTGGTTCTGACACTCTAGCAAACATGATGACGTTCTGGGCAGAAGAATACAAACGTATCTATCCAAACGTAAACATTCAAATTCAGGCAGCAGGTTCTTCTACGGCTCCACCGGCGTTAACAGAAGCGACGGCAAACTTCGGCCCAATGAGCCGTAAAATGAAGTCAAAAGAAATCGAAGCATTCGAAAAGCGCTATGGCTACAAGCCAACCGAAATTCGTGTTGCGATCGATGCATTGGCTGTATTCGTTCATAAAGATAACCCAATTCAAGGTCTTCGTATTGACCAACTAGATGCTATTTTCTCGTCTACACGCAAGTGTGGTGCAGACAAAGAAATTACACGTTGGGGTGATGTTGGTCTAGAAGGTGAGTGGGCAACTAAAGATATCCAACTTTATGGTCGTAACTCTGTTTCTGGTACATATGGCTATTTTAAGTCTAAAGCCCTATGTAAAGGTGATTTCCGTAATAACGTGAACGAACAACCAGGTTCAGCGTCAGTAGTTCAATCGATTTCATCTTCAGTGAATGCGATTGGTTATTCAGGCATTGGTTATAAAACGTCAGGTGTACGTACAGTACCACTTGCTAAGCAAGGTGATAACTTTGTCGATGCAACTCTTGAAAATGTTGCTCAAGGTAAGTACCCAATGTCACGTTTCCTATATATCTACGTGAACAAGCACCCAAATAAACCTTTATCACCAATTGAAGCTGAGTTCTTGAAGATGGTTCTATCTCAAGAAGGTCAAAAGATTGTTGAAAAAGATGGCTATGTGCCTCTTTCTGGCAAATTGGCTGCGGCAGAACTACAAAAGTTAGGTCTGCTTTAA
- a CDS encoding class I SAM-dependent methyltransferase, giving the protein MKFAFKTLAVIGVIGALNSTALAQSSDTTLTSAIQDTARSEKSRARDEFRHPLETLEFFGFKPSQTVVEIAPGGGWYSEILAPTLKEHGQYYAAHFPKDSDVGYYQRSLASFQEKIAKDSRFTKTLLTEFAPPSHLDIAPAESADLVLTFRNVHNWYMKNGDETVLSAFKAFNKALKPGAILGVVEHRLPEDKADEEQKRSGYMKQSYVVSIAKQAGFELVAASDINANPKDTATHPKGVWTLPPTLALGDEDADKYRKIGESDRMTLKFKKL; this is encoded by the coding sequence ATGAAATTCGCATTCAAAACGCTTGCTGTAATAGGAGTTATTGGCGCACTCAATAGCACCGCTCTTGCACAAAGCTCAGACACCACATTAACCAGTGCAATCCAAGATACAGCTCGTAGCGAGAAAAGTCGTGCGCGTGATGAATTCAGACATCCTCTAGAAACACTTGAATTCTTTGGTTTCAAACCATCACAAACGGTTGTTGAAATTGCACCAGGAGGTGGCTGGTATAGCGAAATATTGGCACCGACATTAAAAGAACACGGACAGTACTACGCGGCGCATTTCCCGAAAGACTCAGACGTGGGCTATTACCAACGCTCATTGGCGAGTTTTCAAGAAAAAATAGCGAAAGATAGCCGTTTTACCAAAACGTTGTTAACCGAGTTCGCTCCTCCATCACACCTAGACATCGCCCCTGCTGAAAGTGCAGATTTAGTCTTAACATTTCGCAATGTCCATAACTGGTACATGAAGAACGGCGATGAAACCGTATTAAGCGCGTTCAAAGCGTTTAATAAAGCGTTAAAACCGGGTGCAATATTAGGTGTTGTTGAACATCGTCTGCCAGAAGATAAAGCTGACGAAGAACAAAAACGTTCAGGTTACATGAAGCAAAGTTATGTTGTCAGTATTGCAAAGCAAGCTGGCTTTGAATTAGTCGCAGCGAGCGATATAAACGCAAACCCCAAAGATACCGCGACTCATCCAAAAGGTGTGTGGACTTTACCTCCAACATTGGCTTTAGGTGATGAAGATGCAGATAAGTATCGCAAAATTGGGGAAAGCGATCGTATGACTCTCAAATTCAAAAAGCTCTAA
- the dusB gene encoding tRNA dihydrouridine synthase DusB, whose amino-acid sequence MRIGPYQLENNLIVAPMAGITDRPFRELCRRLGAGLAVSEMMSSNPQVWSTDKSRNRMVHLDESGLRSVQIAGADPDWMAQAAQFNVENGAQIIDINMGCPAKKVNKRLAGSALLQFPELVEEIIQSVVGAVDVPVTLKFRTGWDPENRNAIEIAKIAERNGIVSLALHGRTRACMYKGEAEYDTIRAVKQSVSLPVVANGDITSPEKAKQVLEYTGADAIMIGRAAQGRPWIFREIGHYLQTGEHLPEPPISEVRSILMEHLVELHQFYGEPMGARIARKHVSWYLQAHDNEGQFRRVFNAIETPDEQINALENYFETLEKERDR is encoded by the coding sequence GTGCGTATAGGTCCTTACCAACTTGAAAACAACCTCATCGTCGCGCCAATGGCAGGTATTACTGACCGCCCATTTCGCGAACTTTGTCGGCGTTTAGGAGCTGGTCTTGCAGTCTCGGAGATGATGTCTTCGAACCCGCAAGTATGGAGCACGGACAAGTCAAGAAACCGTATGGTACATCTCGACGAGTCAGGCTTACGCTCAGTGCAAATTGCCGGAGCCGATCCTGATTGGATGGCACAGGCAGCACAGTTCAACGTCGAAAACGGGGCACAAATTATTGATATCAATATGGGTTGCCCTGCTAAGAAAGTGAATAAACGTTTAGCAGGCTCTGCATTGCTGCAGTTTCCTGAGCTTGTAGAAGAAATTATTCAATCTGTGGTTGGTGCGGTTGATGTGCCAGTAACGTTGAAGTTTCGAACAGGTTGGGATCCTGAAAATCGTAATGCAATTGAGATTGCTAAAATTGCAGAACGGAACGGTATCGTTTCTTTAGCCCTACACGGACGCACGCGTGCGTGTATGTATAAAGGCGAAGCCGAATACGACACTATCCGAGCTGTAAAGCAAAGTGTGTCGTTGCCTGTGGTCGCAAATGGTGACATTACGTCGCCAGAAAAAGCTAAGCAGGTGCTGGAGTATACGGGCGCAGATGCCATCATGATTGGTCGAGCCGCCCAAGGTCGTCCTTGGATTTTCCGAGAGATTGGCCATTATTTGCAAACTGGCGAACATCTGCCTGAACCTCCAATTTCGGAAGTTCGCAGTATTTTGATGGAACACTTAGTTGAACTCCATCAGTTCTATGGTGAGCCTATGGGGGCGCGTATCGCACGCAAGCATGTGTCTTGGTATTTGCAAGCTCATGACAATGAAGGTCAATTTAGGCGAGTTTTTAATGCAATTGAGACGCCAGATGAGCAGATCAACGCATTAGAGAATTACTTTGAAACACTAGAGAAAGAAAGAGACAGATAA
- the fba gene encoding class II fructose-bisphosphate aldolase (catalyzes the reversible aldol condensation of dihydroxyacetonephosphate and glyceraldehyde 3-phosphate in the Calvin cycle, glycolysis, and/or gluconeogenesis) has translation MALISMRQLLDHAAEYGYGVPAFNVNNQEQMRAIMEAADRTNSPVIVQGSAGARKYAGAAFIRHMILAAVEEWPHIPVVMHQDHGTSPAVCQRSIQLGFSSVMMDGSLLSDGKTPSSYEYNVDVTRRTVEMAHACGVSVEGELGVLGSLETGQAGEEDGIGAEGTLSHDQLLTDPEEAADFVRKTGVDALAIACGTSHGAYKFTRPPTGDILAIDRIKEIHARIPNTHLVMHGSSSVPQEWLAVINEFGGEIPETYGVPVEQIVEGIKHGVRKVNIDTDLRLASTGAIRRHLAMNPSNFDPRKFLAEATTAMTDICIARYEAFGTAGQASKIKPLSLEQMFGLYEAGKLDPKIK, from the coding sequence ATGGCTTTAATCAGTATGCGCCAACTACTCGACCATGCGGCTGAGTATGGTTATGGTGTTCCAGCGTTTAACGTGAACAACCAAGAGCAAATGCGTGCAATCATGGAAGCGGCAGACCGAACAAACAGCCCTGTTATTGTACAAGGCTCCGCGGGTGCAAGAAAATACGCAGGAGCTGCGTTCATTCGTCACATGATTTTGGCTGCAGTTGAAGAATGGCCTCATATTCCAGTTGTAATGCATCAAGATCACGGCACATCGCCTGCGGTATGCCAACGCTCAATTCAACTGGGTTTCTCATCAGTCATGATGGATGGCTCTTTACTTTCTGATGGTAAAACGCCTTCAAGCTATGAATACAATGTTGATGTAACACGTCGTACGGTAGAAATGGCACACGCTTGTGGTGTTTCGGTTGAAGGAGAGCTTGGTGTGCTAGGCTCTCTAGAAACAGGTCAAGCAGGTGAAGAAGATGGCATTGGTGCTGAGGGTACGCTTAGCCATGATCAGCTTCTCACTGATCCAGAAGAAGCTGCGGATTTCGTTCGTAAAACAGGCGTAGATGCGTTAGCCATCGCGTGTGGTACATCTCATGGTGCGTACAAGTTCACACGACCACCAACGGGTGACATTCTTGCGATTGACCGAATCAAAGAAATCCATGCGCGTATTCCTAATACCCACCTTGTAATGCATGGCTCTTCTTCAGTACCACAAGAGTGGTTGGCCGTTATCAATGAATTCGGTGGCGAAATTCCAGAAACATACGGTGTACCGGTTGAGCAAATCGTTGAAGGGATCAAGCACGGTGTTCGCAAGGTAAACATTGATACCGATCTTCGTCTGGCATCTACAGGGGCTATTCGTCGTCACTTGGCAATGAATCCTTCTAATTTCGATCCACGCAAGTTTTTAGCTGAAGCAACAACAGCAATGACAGATATCTGTATTGCTCGTTACGAAGCATTTGGTACTGCAGGACAAGCTAGCAAGATCAAGCCATTATCGCTTGAGCAAATGTTTGGATTGTATGAAGCAGGCAAACTTGATCCAAAGATCAAATAA
- the purH gene encoding bifunctional phosphoribosylaminoimidazolecarboxamide formyltransferase/IMP cyclohydrolase: protein MDIHRPIRRALLSVSDKTGIVEFARALAAQGVELLSTGGTCKLLADNGITVTEVSDYTGHPEIMDGRVKTLHPKVHGGILGRRGIDESVMAENNISAIDMVVVNLYPFAQTVANPNCALEDAIENIDIGGPTMVRAAAKNHKDVTIVVNAADYNRVLEEMAENNGSTTFKTRFDLAIAAFEHTAQYDGMIANYFGKMVPDYTPESEENTKFPRTINFQFTKKQDMRYGENSHQDAAFYVENNIEEASVATAKQLQGKALSYNNIADTDAALECVKEFAEPACVIVKHANPCGVAVDKDILSAYDRAYKTDPTSAFGGIIAFNRELDVDTAEAIISRQFVEVIIAPKISEAAAQIVAAKQNVRLLECGDWSKKTTGVDIKRVNGGILVQDRDQGMVTFDDLKVVSKRQPTEQELKDLMFCWKVAKFVKSNAIVYARDGMTIGVGAGQMSRVYSAKIAGIKAADENLEVVGSVMASDAFFPFRDGIDAAAAAGITAVIQPGGSMRDEEVIAAADEAGMAMIFTGMRHFRH, encoded by the coding sequence ATGGATATACATCGTCCAATTCGTCGCGCGTTGTTAAGCGTGTCTGATAAAACCGGTATCGTTGAATTCGCTCGTGCCCTTGCAGCACAAGGTGTAGAACTACTTTCTACAGGCGGTACTTGCAAACTTTTGGCAGATAACGGCATCACCGTTACTGAAGTATCTGACTATACTGGTCACCCTGAAATTATGGATGGTCGTGTAAAAACGCTTCACCCGAAAGTACATGGCGGCATTTTAGGCCGTCGAGGTATAGATGAAAGTGTTATGGCAGAAAACAACATTTCTGCTATCGACATGGTGGTAGTAAACCTTTACCCATTCGCTCAAACAGTAGCTAACCCAAACTGCGCTTTAGAAGATGCGATTGAAAACATCGACATTGGTGGTCCAACAATGGTCCGTGCAGCCGCTAAAAACCATAAAGACGTCACCATTGTGGTCAATGCAGCAGATTACAATCGTGTGTTGGAAGAAATGGCAGAAAATAATGGTTCTACGACGTTTAAAACGCGTTTCGATTTAGCCATTGCTGCGTTCGAACATACGGCTCAGTATGACGGCATGATTGCGAATTACTTTGGTAAAATGGTGCCTGACTATACCCCTGAGTCAGAAGAAAACACCAAATTCCCACGTACGATCAATTTCCAATTCACTAAAAAGCAAGATATGCGCTACGGTGAAAACTCACACCAAGATGCCGCTTTTTATGTCGAAAACAATATTGAAGAAGCGTCTGTTGCGACAGCTAAACAACTTCAAGGCAAGGCACTTTCTTACAACAATATTGCGGATACGGATGCGGCACTTGAATGCGTAAAAGAATTCGCGGAACCGGCTTGTGTTATCGTTAAACACGCCAACCCTTGTGGTGTTGCTGTTGATAAAGACATTCTTAGCGCCTACGACCGTGCATACAAAACAGACCCAACGTCTGCCTTTGGTGGCATTATTGCATTCAACCGTGAGCTTGATGTTGATACTGCTGAAGCGATTATCTCTCGTCAATTCGTAGAAGTGATCATTGCACCAAAAATCTCTGAAGCTGCAGCACAAATCGTTGCAGCAAAGCAAAACGTACGTTTACTTGAGTGTGGTGACTGGTCGAAGAAAACCACAGGCGTTGACATCAAACGCGTTAACGGCGGTATTTTAGTCCAAGATCGTGACCAAGGTATGGTGACGTTTGATGACCTTAAAGTCGTGTCTAAACGCCAACCAACTGAGCAAGAGCTTAAGGATCTGATGTTCTGCTGGAAAGTGGCTAAGTTCGTTAAATCAAACGCAATTGTGTACGCTCGTGATGGCATGACAATTGGCGTTGGAGCGGGTCAAATGAGCCGCGTTTATTCAGCGAAAATCGCAGGTATTAAAGCGGCTGATGAAAACCTAGAAGTGGTTGGTTCAGTCATGGCATCGGATGCGTTCTTCCCATTCCGTGATGGCATTGACGCAGCGGCCGCGGCTGGTATTACTGCCGTTATCCAACCTGGTGGTTCAATGCGTGATGAAGAAGTGATTGCTGCTGCTGACGAAGCAGGCATGGCGATGATTTTCACGGGAATGCGCCATTTCCGCCATTAA
- a CDS encoding porin, whose translation MKNHLIFVAISTLLCSSSALADDLVKLYGRANIGIQSKDDGTSSVVSAESYASRIGVKGNTKVSDSLEAFYVFEFEVKPTENENDGKTADNLSARSEYIGVKGAFGQFIVGRNDTPMKRSQNSADLMNDYTGDISSLMVGENRLGDTIQYTTPSLAHLQFEVSYIAKDNNKQNGDAGMSLAASYGDRKFKSMPFFVSVARDSKVAGQDVNRVTVQGKMGALTLSGMYQQSEKVDTDDKRDSYVVSASYKIDDYNLLAQYQDSESEAGKMKDSGTGTSIGVERMMSKQVRMFLWYSQFELDNKPDQDHIAVGLRYDF comes from the coding sequence ATGAAAAACCATCTCATTTTCGTTGCTATATCAACTTTGCTTTGTTCCTCGTCAGCTTTGGCTGATGATCTAGTCAAATTGTATGGACGAGCTAACATCGGGATCCAGTCCAAAGATGATGGTACGTCTAGTGTCGTATCTGCAGAAAGTTATGCTTCTCGAATCGGCGTTAAAGGAAATACTAAAGTTTCGGATTCACTTGAAGCGTTTTATGTCTTTGAATTTGAGGTGAAGCCAACTGAAAATGAGAATGATGGGAAGACCGCTGATAATCTAAGTGCGCGGTCGGAATACATTGGTGTTAAAGGTGCGTTTGGTCAATTTATTGTTGGTCGAAATGATACGCCCATGAAACGTTCTCAAAATTCAGCGGATCTAATGAATGATTACACTGGGGATATCAGCAGTTTGATGGTCGGAGAAAATCGTTTAGGTGACACCATTCAATACACCACGCCGTCGTTAGCGCACTTACAATTTGAAGTAAGTTATATTGCTAAAGACAACAACAAGCAAAATGGAGACGCAGGTATGTCGCTTGCTGCTTCCTATGGTGATCGCAAGTTTAAGTCTATGCCGTTTTTTGTGAGTGTGGCTCGAGACAGTAAAGTTGCAGGACAAGATGTAAATCGAGTCACCGTACAGGGGAAAATGGGAGCGTTAACATTGAGCGGGATGTATCAACAAAGTGAAAAAGTTGATACCGATGATAAGAGAGATAGCTATGTTGTGAGCGCATCCTACAAGATTGACGATTATAATCTACTTGCTCAGTACCAAGACAGTGAAAGTGAAGCTGGAAAAATGAAAGATTCAGGCACCGGTACTTCCATTGGGGTTGAACGAATGATGTCAAAACAAGTACGTATGTTCCTTTGGTACTCTCAATTTGAGCTAGATAACAAGCCAGATCAAGACCATATAGCGGTAGGGTTGCGCTACGATTTCTAG
- the phoB gene encoding phosphate regulon transcriptional regulator PhoB, translated as MSRRVLVVDDEAPIREMLVFVLEQNGFQAIEAEDYDSAVAAMVEPYPDMVLLDWMLPGGSGIQLAKKFKQSEYTRQIPIIMLTARGEEEDKVRGLEVGADDYVTKPFSPKELMARIKAVIRRVSPTSLEEAIEVHGLRLDPVSHRVTSAGNELDMGPTEFRLLHFFMTHPERVYSREQLLDHVWGTNVYVEDRTVDVHIRRLRKAIAPLGHDRLVQTVRGAGYRFSSKL; from the coding sequence ATGTCACGTAGAGTACTTGTGGTGGATGATGAAGCACCAATCAGAGAGATGTTGGTCTTCGTCTTAGAACAGAATGGATTTCAGGCCATCGAAGCAGAGGACTATGACTCTGCGGTAGCTGCGATGGTTGAGCCATACCCTGATATGGTTTTATTAGATTGGATGTTGCCAGGTGGCAGCGGTATTCAACTTGCCAAGAAATTTAAGCAAAGCGAGTATACGCGACAAATTCCAATTATCATGCTGACTGCGCGTGGTGAAGAAGAAGACAAAGTGCGTGGACTTGAAGTTGGCGCAGATGACTATGTAACGAAGCCTTTTTCTCCAAAAGAGTTGATGGCACGTATTAAAGCCGTTATTCGCCGCGTATCACCAACGTCGCTTGAAGAGGCGATAGAAGTTCATGGTTTAAGATTAGATCCAGTTTCTCACCGAGTGACTTCTGCTGGAAACGAATTAGACATGGGGCCAACGGAATTCCGTTTGTTGCACTTCTTCATGACACACCCTGAACGTGTGTACAGCCGTGAACAATTACTAGACCATGTATGGGGTACCAACGTTTATGTTGAAGACCGTACTGTTGATGTGCATATTCGTCGATTAAGAAAAGCGATTGCGCCGCTTGGACATGACCGTTTAGTACAAACGGTACGTGGTGCGGGCTATCGTTTCTCAAGCAAACTTTAA
- the phoR gene encoding phosphate regulon sensor histidine kinase PhoR → MYKVVTKQALYKRLFLYFLPLVLIGLLIGAPFVLLFIGAFSLLLWHYHQLYRLSDWLLNQRSFNPPEGEGAWEQIFEGIYHLQHRNRKKRNELADLIRRFREGAEAVPDAVIVLQFDLSIVWCNQLALKVLGLQWPTDHGQRLDNLVRDPKFVRYMQTKQFDEPLELDMGLSGEQVLEFRVMPYAETQLMVVVRDITRLKQLEQMRKDFVANVSHELRTPLTVVTGYLEMMDADNMPPPAMWEKAHTTMIEQCKRMDSLVNQLLSLSRIEGARKQDKDKPIDVPNLLKIIETEANSLNQDKHHKIEFNIDASLDVRGAPDELRSAFSNLVFNAIHYTKPNGHIQVEWAEKNGLPYFAVTDNGDGIAPEHLHRLTERFYRVDKARSRKTGGSGLGLAITKHVLSRHDASLQIKSEVGKGSCFSFSLPQSKKVAIPKELS, encoded by the coding sequence ATGTACAAAGTGGTGACCAAACAGGCGTTATATAAGCGCCTGTTTTTGTATTTCCTACCGTTAGTTTTAATCGGGCTTTTAATTGGCGCGCCATTCGTGTTGCTATTTATTGGTGCATTCTCTTTGCTTCTATGGCATTACCATCAGTTATATCGATTGAGCGATTGGCTTCTTAACCAACGCAGTTTTAATCCACCTGAAGGTGAAGGTGCTTGGGAACAAATCTTTGAAGGGATTTATCATCTTCAGCATCGTAATCGAAAAAAACGCAATGAGCTTGCAGATCTGATCCGCCGTTTTCGTGAAGGTGCAGAAGCCGTGCCTGATGCCGTGATTGTATTGCAATTCGATCTTAGTATCGTGTGGTGTAATCAGCTCGCATTAAAAGTGCTTGGACTGCAATGGCCAACCGATCATGGTCAACGACTAGATAACTTAGTACGTGATCCAAAATTTGTACGCTATATGCAAACCAAACAGTTCGACGAGCCGCTTGAATTGGACATGGGACTCTCGGGTGAGCAGGTACTCGAATTCCGTGTAATGCCTTATGCCGAAACACAACTGATGGTCGTCGTTAGGGATATTACGCGTCTAAAACAGCTGGAACAGATGCGAAAAGACTTTGTGGCGAATGTATCTCACGAATTACGCACGCCACTTACCGTTGTTACTGGTTATTTGGAAATGATGGATGCGGACAACATGCCTCCACCGGCAATGTGGGAGAAAGCGCACACCACAATGATTGAGCAGTGCAAACGCATGGATAGCTTGGTTAATCAGTTACTCTCGCTTTCGCGAATTGAAGGGGCGCGTAAGCAGGATAAGGATAAGCCAATAGATGTGCCCAACTTATTGAAGATCATCGAAACAGAAGCTAATTCACTCAATCAAGACAAGCATCATAAGATTGAATTTAATATTGATGCGAGTTTAGACGTACGAGGCGCGCCTGATGAACTTCGTAGTGCGTTTTCTAATCTCGTATTCAACGCGATTCATTACACAAAACCAAATGGCCATATACAGGTAGAGTGGGCAGAAAAGAATGGATTGCCTTATTTTGCGGTGACAGATAATGGTGACGGAATCGCGCCTGAACACTTGCATCGGCTGACCGAACGTTTTTATCGTGTAGACAAAGCAAGGAGCAGAAAAACAGGAGGCTCCGGACTTGGTCTTGCTATTACGAAACATGTGCTGTCCCGTCACGATGCGTCGTTACAAATTAAAAGCGAAGTTGGGAAAGGCTCCTGTTTTTCCTTTTCTTTGCCACAAAGCAAGAAAGTAGCTATACCTAAAGAGCTGTCATAA
- the fis gene encoding DNA-binding transcriptional regulator Fis: MFEQNVTSPFITNAHVQSQEKPQPLRDAVKKAVHHYLKQLNGQDVQDVYDLVLSELEAPLLEEVMTYTRGNQTRAAILLGINRGTLRKKLKKYGMN, encoded by the coding sequence ATGTTCGAACAAAATGTGACTTCTCCATTTATCACTAACGCTCATGTTCAGTCACAAGAGAAACCGCAACCTTTGCGCGATGCAGTTAAAAAAGCTGTTCACCACTACTTGAAACAGCTTAACGGCCAAGATGTGCAAGACGTTTACGATCTTGTTCTTTCAGAGTTAGAAGCGCCACTACTTGAAGAAGTAATGACGTACACTCGTGGTAACCAAACTCGCGCTGCGATCTTACTAGGTATCAACCGTGGTACTCTACGTAAAAAATTGAAAAAGTACGGCATGAACTAA
- the purD gene encoding phosphoribosylamine--glycine ligase, which produces MNVLVIGNGGREHALAFKAAQNPTVKNVFVAPGNAGTALESKLQNVSIAVDDLDGLLSFAQQNNVGLTIVGPEAPLVIGVVDKFREAGLAIFGPTAAAAQLEGSKSFTKDFLARHAIPTAEYQTFTEIEPALAYVEDKGAPIVIKADGLAAGKGVIVAMTLEEAQDAIRDMLAGNAFGDAGSRVVVEEFLEGEEASFIVMVDGKNVLPFATSQDHKRAYDNDQGPNTGGMGAYSPAPVVTADIHDRIMNEVIYPTVEGMASEGNPYTGFLYAGLMITADGTPKVIEYNCRFGDPETQPIMLRLQSDLVELIEAANREELDKTEIKFDPRAAVGVVLAAKGYPGDYPKGDAISGLQVNYAEGEKVFHAGTKQDGEHVVTAGGRVLCATALGHTVTEAQKRAYSLVKDIHWDGVEFRTDIAYRAIARENT; this is translated from the coding sequence ATGAATGTACTCGTCATTGGCAATGGTGGCCGCGAACACGCCCTAGCGTTCAAAGCCGCTCAAAACCCAACCGTAAAAAACGTGTTTGTTGCACCTGGCAACGCGGGCACTGCACTTGAATCAAAACTGCAAAACGTTTCAATTGCTGTTGATGACTTAGACGGCTTGCTGTCATTTGCTCAGCAAAATAATGTAGGTTTGACCATCGTTGGTCCTGAAGCACCACTAGTCATTGGTGTCGTGGATAAGTTCCGCGAAGCAGGTTTAGCGATTTTTGGTCCAACCGCAGCGGCAGCTCAGCTCGAAGGTTCTAAATCTTTCACTAAAGACTTCTTAGCTCGCCACGCTATTCCAACAGCTGAATATCAAACGTTTACCGAGATTGAACCTGCTCTTGCTTACGTTGAAGATAAAGGTGCACCAATCGTTATCAAGGCGGATGGTCTTGCCGCAGGTAAAGGTGTGATTGTAGCTATGACATTGGAAGAAGCACAAGATGCTATCCGCGACATGTTAGCAGGCAATGCGTTTGGCGATGCGGGTAGCCGTGTTGTAGTAGAGGAATTCTTAGAAGGCGAAGAAGCGTCTTTTATCGTCATGGTTGACGGTAAAAATGTATTGCCTTTTGCTACGAGCCAAGACCATAAGCGCGCTTATGATAATGATCAAGGTCCAAATACTGGTGGCATGGGCGCTTATTCTCCAGCTCCTGTAGTCACTGCCGATATTCACGACCGCATCATGAACGAAGTCATTTATCCAACGGTTGAAGGTATGGCATCAGAAGGTAATCCTTACACCGGTTTCCTATACGCCGGTCTAATGATCACCGCTGACGGCACACCTAAGGTTATTGAATACAATTGCCGCTTTGGTGACCCTGAAACTCAACCAATTATGCTACGTTTGCAGTCAGACTTAGTCGAATTGATTGAAGCTGCAAATCGTGAAGAACTGGATAAAACCGAAATCAAATTCGACCCTCGTGCTGCAGTAGGCGTCGTGTTAGCTGCAAAAGGCTATCCAGGTGACTATCCTAAAGGCGATGCAATTTCGGGTCTGCAAGTTAACTATGCGGAAGGTGAAAAAGTGTTCCATGCGGGCACAAAACAAGATGGTGAGCATGTTGTGACAGCCGGTGGACGTGTGCTTTGTGCAACCGCACTTGGGCACACAGTAACGGAGGCTCAAAAACGCGCATACAGCCTGGTAAAAGACATTCACTGGGATGGTGTGGAATTTCGCACTGACATCGCATATCGCGCGATTGCACGAGAAAACACGTAA